DNA from Aliarcobacter butzleri:
GTTGTATTTCTTGAAAATGTCAAAGGATTCAAAAATCATGATAAAGGCAATACCTTTAATACTGTAAAATCAACATTAGAAGATATGGGTTATCGTGTATTTGCAGAGGTACTTAATGCCAGAAATTTTGGTGTTCCTCAAAATAGAGAAAGAATTTATATTATTGCTTTTCTTGACCATTCAATAGATTTTAAATATCCCAAATCTTTAAATAAAAAAAATAGATTGGGTGATATTCTTGATAATAATGTAGATGATAAATACACTATTTCTGATAAACTTTGGGCTGGTCATCAAAGAAGAAAAAAAGAACATAAAGAAAAAGGTAATGGATTTGGTTATTCATTATTTACACATGAATCAGAATATACAAGTACTATATCTGCAAGATACTATAAAGATGGTTCTGAAATATTAATCCATCAAGAAAATAAAAACCCTAGAAAACTAACTCCAAGGGAAGCTGCAAGATTACAAGGCTTTCCTGAACAATTTAAAATTGCAGTTAGTGATACACAAGCTTATAAACAATTTGGGAATAGTGTATCTGTTCCAGTTATTGAGGCATTAGCAAAAGAAATATATAAGCATTTAAAAAACAAATAGGAAATTTATGAATAATATACATATAGAAAAGAGTTATTTTAATATTAATTTTACTTTTTATAATTTTTTAAAAATATTGAATTCAAATGATGGTTTAAGTTCATCTCAAATAAATAAAACTTACGAATTAATTAATGATTCTTCTGATTATGAATCTTTTATAAATAGTTTCAAAAGAATTATTTTAATAAAAATAAAATCTGAATCAAAAATAATCATTTTAAATGAATTAGTATTTAATATCAATAGTAAGATTAATTATAATTTATTTGTTTTTGCAATTTATTTATTAAAATTCAAGCCTATATTAATGGAATATTCAAAATTAATTGAAGAAACAACCATACTTCAAAATGTTCCTCTATTATCGCTAGAAAGAGATAATTTTACAAAAAATAAGCCTTTTGCTTTTAGAGTAAATGGAGCATTAATTAGTTTGATTTTTTTTGACTTTATTGAAAAAAAAGAAAAAGAACATTTTCCTACATCAGAATATGGAGATAGTTTTATTGATAATTTATTTAATATCTATGAAATTTTAAAAGCTGAAGGGTTAGAAGCAAATCAAATTTTTATGATTTTATTTCAAGAATCAATAAGTCAATCTATTAAATCAACAGCTGGTTCAGGATTAGAAGATTATGTTGTTACTTTATTATCTAATGAAAAAATTCTAGATGTAAATAAAAAAATTGATTCAAATAATCATGAGATTGAATATGACCATTTCTTTACATTAGAAGGAAGAAATTATGGTATTTCTACAAAAAGAACATTAAGAGAAAGATATAAGCAATTTAAAAAAATTTCAGAAGCTGAAGCTGATGTATTTATACATATTACTTCTGGGTTAGATTTAAATTTTGAAAAAGCTAAAACAATAACAAGTAATTCTTTTGGCTGTTATATATTTGTTTTTCCTGAAATATATGTAAAGTCTCAATTTATGATTGATAATGATAGAATATTTAGTACTCTGGAATTAACTAAAGAAAAACTGTTAACTCTAGTTTAAATTTAGAATTATGGTAATTTTCTTGTAATTTTATTTTTTTGATTAATCCATGAAATAATTTTACTTAATTTATAGTTTTATTTTTTAGTGCTAATTTTCCAACAAAAAGTTTGTTATCAAAATGATTTAAAAATACATTTACTGTTTGTATCATTTTATAGCTCCTCTTTTTTTGATTGGTTTTATTTTTAATAAATCTTCCATAGATTCGTATTGTTCATCTTTTTCATTTGCAATATTTTTAAAATCATCTAAACAATTTAATACCAATGCAACTTTTAGTAAAGATTCAAAAGAAATTTCT
Protein-coding regions in this window:
- a CDS encoding helix-turn-helix domain-containing protein translates to MLAINISTPKSIMQDLKDKFKQKRLSLNLTQEGLSNKSGVSLGSIKRFESSGEISFESLLKVALVLNCLDDFKNIANEKDEQYESMEDLLKIKPIKKRGAIK
- a CDS encoding DNA cytosine methyltransferase, which encodes MTNRMKQPRLFSINNIESKYKFIDLFAGIGGIRTGFEKVFKEESEFVFASELDKYAQIAYFENYNEKPYGDITKIKEEDIPNHDIILAGFPCQAFSIAGHRKGFDDIRGTLFFDVARIVNKHKPQVVFLENVKGFKNHDKGNTFNTVKSTLEDMGYRVFAEVLNARNFGVPQNRERIYIIAFLDHSIDFKYPKSLNKKNRLGDILDNNVDDKYTISDKLWAGHQRRKKEHKEKGNGFGYSLFTHESEYTSTISARYYKDGSEILIHQENKNPRKLTPREAARLQGFPEQFKIAVSDTQAYKQFGNSVSVPVIEALAKEIYKHLKNK